The following is a genomic window from Candidatus Omnitrophota bacterium.
ACACTCCTCCTTCGGCCACATCCTGAACGTAACGCCGACGACGTCACACTTCTTCTGTAATAAGGCGGCCGCAAGAGACGAATCTACCCCGCCCGACATCGCCGCTACGACTCTTTCTTTCTTATAGGGTTTCATTTGAGATTGGTAAGGACTTTATCGATATCGACATACTTTTCGACCATATCGACGATTATCTTGATCTTGTCCGTATCCTGCGGTTTTAATTTCACTATCATGGAATTGACGCGCGAGGCTATCTTGTAGGTATCTTCTTTTGTTATAAGGGTCGGTATCTTCTGTTTCTCCAAGCCGGAAAGACTGCGCCGCTTGGGCATTATCCCGCCGCTTATTATCACACCCGATATCCTGTAACTCTTCTTGCCCCTGCCCGCGTTTATGCGTTGGACAGCCTCGAGCATATCGTCGCGGTCGCCGGGAATTATCATGAGGGAATTGTTCTGCAGAAATTGAAGCGCGTCCTTGACATTCATGGCGCCTATAAGTACATTCTCGACGGGACGGTCCATATTTTCACCCCTGAAGAGCGCGTTTATCTTCAGCTCTTCCTGTATCTCGCGCATAGTGGGGATGTCGAGTATCTTCTGGTATGGGAGCACCCCGAAGACGTCCAGTTTCTTCTGCGCGAGCCCCATCCTTACGAGACGGGATATCTTTTCGTATTTTTCCGGTAATACCTTATTTACGATGACGCCCGCGAGATTTACGCCTTCTTTATCGAGAAGCGCCTTATTGAGCATGAACTCGTCGATCGGCTTGCCCACTCCACCCGACGATATCAGTATGACATTCGCGTCTAAGAGGCGCGCGACCGCCGCGTTCGAAAGTCCGAGCACGCTTCCGACTCCCGCGTGTCCGGTGCCTTCGATTATAACGAGATCATTGTCACGGGCGACCTTCTCGAAAGAGTCGGTGATAAGTTTGGCGTAATCTTCGTCAGCGCCTTTTTCGATAAAACGCTCGGTAAACCCTTTATCGATGGCGACCGGCGACATGTCTTTTATGTTACACCTTATGCCGAATACCTCTTCGATAAGTATGGAATCCTCATCGACCTTGTAGCCTTGTTCCATAAGGTAGCGCTGGCCTATCGGTTTTATGAAACCGATACGCTCGAAACGCTTCTTGAACGCCGCGATAAGTCCGAGTGAAACGGTCGTCTTGCCGTCGTTCTGCTGTGTCGCCGCTATAAATATCTTCTTCGCCATGAACGCATTTCCGTTGTCGACCTCGGAGATCGCTAAACAGCGACCGCCGATGTCATATATTAAATGAGCCGCTTTAGCGCCTCGTATATCAGTTCCATGTCTTTTGGTGGAACGACCGGGGCTGTATCCTTCCACGCTTTTTCTATCGCCGCCGGTAGCCCCTCGGCGTCGGTAACCGTAACATAACCTTTGTCCGTCCAGGCCTTGAGCGCCCACTCATGTTTAGCCGGAGCGCCCGTCTTTTTCGCTAATCTGAACACGACTACCTTCCTGCCGGCGGCAATCGCCTCGGAAATCATCGACATCGACTCTTCGGAGACGACCGCGACCTTGCAGAGGGCAAGCATTCCGCCTACCGTAAAATCTAAGTTTTTCTCATTGGCTACTACCAGTAATTTGCACCGCGGGTCTTTTTTCAGCGCGTTCTTCATAGCATCCGTGATTTCCGCGGATGTGCGGCGCGATGTCGTCGCGAGTATCGACGCGCCGGTCCGCGCGCAAAATCCGGAAACACCGTCCAGGACACTGCCGGCTATCTCTTTGGTAAGAGTAAACTCCGGATTATCGCCGCCCACGAATAACGCCAGGGCATCTTTCGCGTCGACGCCGATATGGCTCTTCAGCTTCGCGGCATCGGCGGCCATCTTTTCCGCGCTTATAAGCCCGGGCGCGAGCTCCGTAACCACGACGTTTTTGGATCGCTTAGGATTGTCGTGAGCCGGTATTATCGCGAGACGGAACTTATTTAAAGGAATCATCGCGTCCGGCTTCATGACGACTATGTTAGCCGCGTTATTTTCTTTGGACATAAATACGTTGACCGGCACCGTAGATGAGCCGCAGGAGATCACAAATTCCGAATATGTCTTCATAAGCGCATCATAAGACTCTTTCGTAAGACAGCGTCTCATTATACCCATACGCCCCTGGCATCGCCAGCCCGCTATGGCGGACGCGGAGGTCAGAATCACTCTCGAAAGACCGCTCTTGTATTTCACGTCGACCACGACTATCCGCGTATCCTCGGCCTTAAATCCCTGCGTCATCCTGGCGCGGCGAAGCTCCTCGGCCACCGCCAGCGACTGGTTCAGGTGACCGGCCTTACCATCACTCAGGATCAGCACCGTTCTAACAGGTGTCGATTTCCATCTCTTGTGCAGCCACAGCCATTGATCCGGATATTTCCTTATATAACTTTCCAAAAGATGAGCGAATTTCTGAAGATTTTCCCGTATGTCGTCGGGGCCCGCCGTTTTTTTGAAATCGATATACTCTTCGAGATACAACTTGTGGTACGGACCGTTCGTCCGGACAATAAAATTCGGCAATATCAATGAACCTGTATGTTTAGCTATCTCGAACGGCCCGGAATGATGCGAAGTCGGCCGTCCGAAAAAATCGACGAACATTCCCTTTTTCCCGGCATCCTGGTCGGAGAGTATGCCGACTATATTTTTGCCGTAAAGGGCACGCAGTATATTTTTCGTTTGCAAGCCCTTGCGGATAACCTTGCATCCATTGGATTCGCGAAGCTGGTTCAAAAGCTCGTTGAGGCGTTTCATCTTCTGTTCGCGGGCAAGCACCATTATAGGAAATCCCTCGACGGAACTTACTAAGCTTGAGAGCTCCCAGTCGCCAAAGTGCGCGGTAAGCAGTACCGTGCCGCGTCCAGACTTCGAGGCGTTACGGATACGGTCCATATTAACCACTTCGACGTACTTATCGACGTATTTACGGTTGATCTTGGTTAGGTGGAGAATTTCGACGAAGGTCTGCACCATGTTGCGATAGACCTTCTTCGTTATAAGACGCAATTCCGCGGGCGATTTCTCCGAAGCGAATGCCGCCTTAAGATTGGCATAAGCGATAACCCGCCTCTTCTTATTAAAGAAGAATACGGCATCCCCTATCCGCCTGCCGAGCCACAGCGAAGCGCCAACCGGGACAACAGCAAATATTTTATTTAGCGCCTTGACGAGTATATAGGCTACGTAATCTATCAACCAAAAGCTCCTTTCCGGAGGTAATTTCCATTTCTATTCCCAATGTCATTACCGGATAACCGCCGAACGACAATAGCGACATACGTCGTAATTTTACTTCGTCCTTTTCGGTCGTGAGAATAAAATCGAATTTCCGTTCATTGCACCGCTTAATTATGCCGGCGGCATCGCCCTCGGCATAATTGTGATGATCCGGGAAAATGATGTGCTCCGCGATATCCGCCCCCAGGCCCGCAACGGTCTGATTAAAATAATCCGGATCCCCGATGCTTGAGAGAAGCATCACCCTCTTACCTTTTAGGAACGTAACGGGCAGTTCTTTTCTTACCTTGAGATCGTAGATATACGCGGGTTTATGTAAAGCCTCGAGGAATATAAGACCACTGTTAATTTGTTTTAACTCTTCCTTTACGGCTTCGAGGCCGGGCGACTTCCTGTCAATCTTCGTAAACACCACCACCGACGCGCGGCTTATCGCGCTCATAGGCTCCCTCAATACGCCCCGCGGAAAGAGATAGCCGTTGCCGAAAGGTTTGCGCGAATCTATCAGGACTATGTCCATATTCCTGCTGAGTTCCCAGTGCTGGAAACCGTCGTCGAGTATCGCGGTATCACTGCCGTACAATTTTATCGCTTTGTGGGCCGAGCGCGCCCTGTCCTCGCCGACAAGTATCGGGGTATCGGTAAGTTTCTTTTTAAGCATCGTCTGCTCGTCCCAACCGTAGCCGCGTATGAGGACACTCGTCTTTTTGCCGAGATCCTCATCCAGCATCCTGACCAATCGTATGACAAACGGCGTCTTGCCCGTGCCGCCGAGGGTAAGATTGCCGACAGAGATTATCTTGAGCGGCACGCGTTCCGATTTGAATATACCGAATCTGTAAAATAACCGCCTGCCGAACAGCCCAACGCCATAAAGTAGCGAGGCGAGATAAAGCAGGCCTTTTAACGGCGCGTACGCCGGAGAGCGACGCTCGTCTGTCATTAAAGAGTGGATAAATTCGCGCATAATATTTCTATGTTCCGTTCTGTGGCGCCGCGGTTATCGAAAACCACCTTTTTGGCTCTCGCGCCCAACGCCTGACGCATAACCTTATCGGCCAGCAGATCATCTACGGCACTAAGAAGCGATGCGTGGCCCGCCACCTGGATCGCCGCGTCGCTCTTAAGCAATAAAGCGGTTATGTCTTTAAAATTAAACATGTGCGGCCCGAAAACTACCGGCTTGCCGTTTGCCGCCGGTTCCAGGGGATTCTGCCCGCCATGCCGGACAAGACTGCCTCCTACAAAAACCACCGTCGCGATAGAATAAAAATCTCTCAGGTGCCCGATGGTATCGAGAATGTAAACTTGCCGCGCAACCGGCGCAGTGCGCGCCGCGCCCGAGCCGGACAATAATATAGGTTCGAAACCAAATTTCTTCACGACAGCGGAGACTTCACCGGCGCGCTGGATATGCCTCGGCGCTATCAGTAACTTCAACCCGGGAAATTTCCCGAGAAGTTTTTTGAACGCGCCGACCACCGCCTCTTCTTCGCCTTTATGCGTCGAGCCTGCCACAAAAAGTTCGCCGTCCGGCGTCAGACCAAACTTCCGGCGTATCTCATCCGCGTCCGCCTGCGCGGATTTCGGCTGTACATCGAACTTCATGTTGCCGGTAACGCTGACCCTGCCCGCGGGAGCGCCCATAGCTTTTATCCTTATCGCGTCAATATCGGTCTGCATGCAGAAAAACCGGACACCTTTAAGAATCCCCCGAAGGAACGGCCGCGCCAGTTTATATTTGCCGAACGATCTATCCGATATCCTGCCGTTTATCATTACGGACGGTATGCCGTATCGCCCCGTCGCTTTTAAAAAATTAGGCCACACCTCGGTCTCAACCATAACATATAGAGACGGTTGTATCAGGATCATAACCTTTTTCACTACGAACGAAAAGTCGAGCGGGAAATATATCACTATCGCATCGTCTGCGAAAAGTTTTTTCGCGAGATCATTGCCGGTCTTTGTTATGGTCGAGAATATGATCTTTTTGCGCGGGGCTTTCGCCTTAAGAAGCGGCACGAGCCGGCGGCACAGGGCAACTTCTCCTACGCTGACCGCCTGTATCCATATAGCGCCCCTCGAGGCCTTGAGCGCCTTAGCCTTCTCTTCATCGTAAACGCCAAACCGCTCGAGGAAATCGCCGTGCAATTTGCCTTTGAAAATAAGCGTCGGCAGATAGAAGATCGAAAATATCGCAAATCCTATGTCGTATAGCATATTATCCTGTTTTCCGCACCCCGGGGTGCGGAATTCATGCCCTCGGGTGCGCCTTGTCGTAGACCGACTTTAGCCGGTCCATCGTTACGTGCGTATATATCTGCGTCGTGGACAGATTCGCGTGGCCCAGAAGCTCCTGGACACTGCGCAGGTCGGCGCCGCGATCCAAAAGATGCGTCGCGAACGAATGGCGGAGCGAATGCGGCGATATGTGCTCCGCTACACTCGTCTGCGTTATGTACTTGTTGAGTATGCGCCGGATGCTCCTGTCCGTAAGCCGCCTGCCGTTATGATTTAAAAATACCGCGTTCTTGTCCTGCGCCGGCATCTGGTCGCGCTTATCGATATATTTCCTGATCGCCGAAACGGCCGGGCCGCCTATCGGGATCATCCGTTCTTTCGAGCCTTTGCCCAGCACTTTTATCACTTCGCCTATCAGGTCGACATTTCTTACGTCCAGACCGACGAGTTCACTTACGCGCACCCCGGCCGAATACAGCGTCTCGAGTATAGCCCGGTCGCGCAATCCGGCCAGGTCGTCCCCGGACGGACTTTGCACCAGCTTCGCCACTTTGCCTTCATCGAGCACCACCGGCAATTTTTTGTCAAGCTTCGGCGTAGATATAGCGGTGATGGGGTTCGTTTTAATATGGCCCTCGCGATAGAGGAATCTGAAGAAGCTTCTCAGGGAAGCGAGCTTACGCGCGACCGTCCGCTTCGCGTAATTCTTTGCGCGCAGGTCGGCTAAGAATTTACGTAAAAGCAGATGATCGACGGACGAAATATCCTTCTCTCCGAGGAACAATTCAAAGCTCCTCAGATCTACGGTGTAGTTGGTTATGGTATGCGGCGAAGAGTTCTTCTCGACCGTAAGGTAATTTGTGAACTTTTCTATAAACCTTTGCATCACGCCGCGGTTTCGCCTTCCTTTTCCTTATCCTCTTCGCCGGGAAGCTTCTTGGACGTGAAGGTGCATTTAGGATATTTGGAGCATCCGTAAAAAGACCCCCTGGAGGAGCGCCTTTGGACAAGTTCGCCGCCGCAACCCAAGGGACATTTAATGCCGGTTGTTATCGATTTAGCATTCTTGCATTCGGGAAATGCGGAACAGCTTAAAAATTTCCCGCGCCTGCCCCATTTTATAACCATCGGCTTCCCACAAAGTTCGCATATCTGGTCGGTAACACCTATCTCCTTCTTAACATCCTTCATCTCCAATTTTGCGGCTTCAACCGCGTGAATGAACGGCGAATAGAACGCTTTCAGCACAGTGATCCAATCCGCTTCGCCCTCTTCGATACCGTCAAGCTCGCTCTCCATCCTGGCGGTAAACTCGACATCCACGATCTTCGGAAAATGCTTCTTCACGAGCCCTTCCACTATCGTGCCGAGCTCGGTCGGGTGGAAATATCCGGACTCGCGCCGGACATAATCTCTGGCCGTGATAGTCTGAATGATCGGCGCGTATGTTGACGGCCTGCCTATGCCAAGCTCTTCGAGCGCCTTGACTAAACTGGCGTCCGAATATCTCGGCGGCGGTTTGGTAAAATGCTGTCCCGGTATCAGATTAAGAAGGTCGAGCGGTAATCCTACCGAAAGCTGTGGGAGTTTCGTCTTAGGTTCTTCCTCGTCCTCTTTTTCTTTTTCCACTTCATAGACAACCGTATAGCCGTCAAACACAACCTGTGTGTCGCTTGCCTTGAAAAGATAATCTCCCGCCTTTATATCGACCGTCGTTTGCGAATATACGGCCGGTGTCATCTGGCTGGCGAGAAAACGGTTCCAGACAAGCTGGTACAGCTTTAATTGTTCGGGAGAAAGCGCATCCTTTACGGACTCAGGACTTCTGAGCGGCAAAGTCGGCCTTATCGCTTCGTGCGCCTCCTGCGCGCCCTTCTTCGACTTATAAAGATTGGGCGTTTCAGGATAATACTTATGTCCATAGGAAGAAAGTATATACTCTTTCGCGCCGGCTTGAGCATCATTGGATATCTTTACCGAGTCGGTTCTCATATATGTTATAAGACCCACGGAACCTTCACCTGCTATCTCGACGCCTTCATACAACGTCTGGGCGATATGCATCGTCCGCGCGCCGGAAAGCCTTAGTTTATTAAACGCCTCCTGCTGAAGCTTGCTCGTCGTGAACGGAGGATACGGGCTCCTCCTCTTCTTCGACTCGCGCAGGTCACTGACCACAAAGGGCGCGTTCTTTAAATATTCTACGGCTTTTTCACCGTCATTTTTATGCTTCAGATCGATGTTGGCATTTTTGTATTTATAAAGTTTCGCGATAAACTTGGCGGCCGGAGAATCAGGCTTCCGCTTCAATTCCGCTTCGATCGACCAGTATTCCTGCGGTTTAAAAGCGTTTATCTCTTCCTCGCGCTCGACGATGAGCCGCACAGCCACAGATTGCACACGGCCCGCGCTCAACCCCCTGGCGACCTTCTTCCATAGTATCGGGCTTATCGAATATCCGACGAGCCGGTCGAGTATACGCCTGGCCTGTTGCGCGTTGACAAGCGCCATATTTATTTCACGCGGATGTTTGAACGCCTTTAATACGGCATCCTTGGTTATTTCATCGAACTCCACCCTGTAGCATTTTCTGCCTTCGCCCGACAGCTGGTTCTGCAAATGCCAGCTTATCGCCTCGCCCTCACGATCAGGATCGGCCGCCAGATATATGGTATCTTTCGACTTGGCATCTTTTTTGAGCGCGGCCAAATTCTTCTTCCTGTCCGTCATTACGATATAGTGCGGCTTGAAATCGTTCTCGACGTCTACGCCCAGTTTCGATTTCGGCAGGTCGATAATATGCCCCATGCTCGCGACCACTTTATATTTGGAGCCGAGGAACTTATTTATCGTCTTTGCTTTGGCCGGCGACTCTACTATTACCAAATTTTTTGCCATTAAACTGACTCCTTATGCGTTCTGGGACTAACCGCGTAGGTTAGCCATGTGTTGACCCGCAGATAACCTACGCGGTTATCCCGCCGCTCTTTTAGTTTTCCTTCCTTATGAATTGCCTTCCGGGAAGCTGAATTATCAACCTCTTCAGTTCAAGGTTCAATAATACCTTCGATGCTTTGGCTTGATCCATGCCCGCCTTTTCCAGTATATCATCGACGTGCATCGGCTCATCGGA
Proteins encoded in this region:
- the xerC gene encoding tyrosine recombinase XerC, which produces MQRFIEKFTNYLTVEKNSSPHTITNYTVDLRSFELFLGEKDISSVDHLLLRKFLADLRAKNYAKRTVARKLASLRSFFRFLYREGHIKTNPITAISTPKLDKKLPVVLDEGKVAKLVQSPSGDDLAGLRDRAILETLYSAGVRVSELVGLDVRNVDLIGEVIKVLGKGSKERMIPIGGPAVSAIRKYIDKRDQMPAQDKNAVFLNHNGRRLTDRSIRRILNKYITQTSVAEHISPHSLRHSFATHLLDRGADLRSVQELLGHANLSTTQIYTHVTMDRLKSVYDKAHPRA
- a CDS encoding ELM1/GtrOC1 family putative glycosyltransferase — translated: MIDYVAYILVKALNKIFAVVPVGASLWLGRRIGDAVFFFNKKRRVIAYANLKAAFASEKSPAELRLITKKVYRNMVQTFVEILHLTKINRKYVDKYVEVVNMDRIRNASKSGRGTVLLTAHFGDWELSSLVSSVEGFPIMVLAREQKMKRLNELLNQLRESNGCKVIRKGLQTKNILRALYGKNIVGILSDQDAGKKGMFVDFFGRPTSHHSGPFEIAKHTGSLILPNFIVRTNGPYHKLYLEEYIDFKKTAGPDDIRENLQKFAHLLESYIRKYPDQWLWLHKRWKSTPVRTVLILSDGKAGHLNQSLAVAEELRRARMTQGFKAEDTRIVVVDVKYKSGLSRVILTSASAIAGWRCQGRMGIMRRCLTKESYDALMKTYSEFVISCGSSTVPVNVFMSKENNAANIVVMKPDAMIPLNKFRLAIIPAHDNPKRSKNVVVTELAPGLISAEKMAADAAKLKSHIGVDAKDALALFVGGDNPEFTLTKEIAGSVLDGVSGFCARTGASILATTSRRTSAEITDAMKNALKKDPRCKLLVVANEKNLDFTVGGMLALCKVAVVSEESMSMISEAIAAGRKVVVFRLAKKTGAPAKHEWALKAWTDKGYVTVTDAEGLPAAIEKAWKDTAPVVPPKDMELIYEALKRLI
- a CDS encoding 3-deoxy-D-manno-octulosonic acid transferase: MLYDIGFAIFSIFYLPTLIFKGKLHGDFLERFGVYDEEKAKALKASRGAIWIQAVSVGEVALCRRLVPLLKAKAPRKKIIFSTITKTGNDLAKKLFADDAIVIYFPLDFSFVVKKVMILIQPSLYVMVETEVWPNFLKATGRYGIPSVMINGRISDRSFGKYKLARPFLRGILKGVRFFCMQTDIDAIRIKAMGAPAGRVSVTGNMKFDVQPKSAQADADEIRRKFGLTPDGELFVAGSTHKGEEEAVVGAFKKLLGKFPGLKLLIAPRHIQRAGEVSAVVKKFGFEPILLSGSGAARTAPVARQVYILDTIGHLRDFYSIATVVFVGGSLVRHGGQNPLEPAANGKPVVFGPHMFNFKDITALLLKSDAAIQVAGHASLLSAVDDLLADKVMRQALGARAKKVVFDNRGATERNIEILCANLSTL
- the lpxK gene encoding tetraacyldisaccharide 4'-kinase codes for the protein MTDERRSPAYAPLKGLLYLASLLYGVGLFGRRLFYRFGIFKSERVPLKIISVGNLTLGGTGKTPFVIRLVRMLDEDLGKKTSVLIRGYGWDEQTMLKKKLTDTPILVGEDRARSAHKAIKLYGSDTAILDDGFQHWELSRNMDIVLIDSRKPFGNGYLFPRGVLREPMSAISRASVVVFTKIDRKSPGLEAVKEELKQINSGLIFLEALHKPAYIYDLKVRKELPVTFLKGKRVMLLSSIGDPDYFNQTVAGLGADIAEHIIFPDHHNYAEGDAAGIIKRCNERKFDFILTTEKDEVKLRRMSLLSFGGYPVMTLGIEMEITSGKELLVDRLRSLYTRQGAK
- a CDS encoding AAA family ATPase; this encodes MAKKIFIAATQQNDGKTTVSLGLIAAFKKRFERIGFIKPIGQRYLMEQGYKVDEDSILIEEVFGIRCNIKDMSPVAIDKGFTERFIEKGADEDYAKLITDSFEKVARDNDLVIIEGTGHAGVGSVLGLSNAAVARLLDANVILISSGGVGKPIDEFMLNKALLDKEGVNLAGVIVNKVLPEKYEKISRLVRMGLAQKKLDVFGVLPYQKILDIPTMREIQEELKINALFRGENMDRPVENVLIGAMNVKDALQFLQNNSLMIIPGDRDDMLEAVQRINAGRGKKSYRISGVIISGGIMPKRRSLSGLEKQKIPTLITKEDTYKIASRVNSMIVKLKPQDTDKIKIIVDMVEKYVDIDKVLTNLK
- the topA gene encoding type I DNA topoisomerase: MAKNLVIVESPAKAKTINKFLGSKYKVVASMGHIIDLPKSKLGVDVENDFKPHYIVMTDRKKNLAALKKDAKSKDTIYLAADPDREGEAISWHLQNQLSGEGRKCYRVEFDEITKDAVLKAFKHPREINMALVNAQQARRILDRLVGYSISPILWKKVARGLSAGRVQSVAVRLIVEREEEINAFKPQEYWSIEAELKRKPDSPAAKFIAKLYKYKNANIDLKHKNDGEKAVEYLKNAPFVVSDLRESKKRRSPYPPFTTSKLQQEAFNKLRLSGARTMHIAQTLYEGVEIAGEGSVGLITYMRTDSVKISNDAQAGAKEYILSSYGHKYYPETPNLYKSKKGAQEAHEAIRPTLPLRSPESVKDALSPEQLKLYQLVWNRFLASQMTPAVYSQTTVDIKAGDYLFKASDTQVVFDGYTVVYEVEKEKEDEEEPKTKLPQLSVGLPLDLLNLIPGQHFTKPPPRYSDASLVKALEELGIGRPSTYAPIIQTITARDYVRRESGYFHPTELGTIVEGLVKKHFPKIVDVEFTARMESELDGIEEGEADWITVLKAFYSPFIHAVEAAKLEMKDVKKEIGVTDQICELCGKPMVIKWGRRGKFLSCSAFPECKNAKSITTGIKCPLGCGGELVQRRSSRGSFYGCSKYPKCTFTSKKLPGEEDKEKEGETAA